TTCTTCGCTGTTGATAACGATTCAATGAGCTTTGACAAATAAAAGGTAAATAGAGAGAAATGGAAACATATGAcctaaaaatgtaatttagcTATAAGAAATGACAAATCCCAAACACAATCATGTGGCTTAATAGGCTAAAAACTTCATGATTTCAGCTTGATAGCAGGCAATTAATAGGAGTACGTTCACTGTCTCCATTTCTTCTGACAAACTTAGAGATGCAGAATCCACATGATACCCACATTTCTCGTCTCTCACAACCAAAGGAGACAATCTCCTGTAGCTGAGAGGAAATTCCTTCATTGCAGACACCATCTCCTCAAAACATAATCATCGCTCACACGAGACTTCCAATCCGTCATCCGATTTAAACAATTGCACaatgaaacaataaaaaatcatCGAAATTAAACAGAATCGCGCCAGAGATCAAATCAGTCACTGAGTTCCGATTATTTCACGCATCAAACAACGATCCGATACCGAAACAGAATAAATCAAATACGAAAGATGCAGAAACATAACCAtcccaaatttgaaattgaacagcaattaaagtaaagaaaaacGTACCGGCGTTGAAGTAGACGCAGTGCAAGCTACGGAAGAGGGAGAAACATGAACAGTGGGTGACGATTTGGATCAGGGGGAAGAGAGAACGAGAGGACCTTGAGCAACAAAAATTGCTCCGCGGGGTCCAGGCCTGTTCCGATTGACTGATTCACCGaacttgtaaatgtttttttcccttaaaaaagaaataatttaataaattaagtttattaaccctaaaaataaaattaactatttcatttctttttagaattttttaaaagagaaaatataaaatttatggatatttttatttgaaacgaccagatattgtccactagCAGGTGGTATGACATTTctcgtctactagggaaaggtttccacacctttataaatggtggtttgttttcctccccaaccaacgtgggacatcacaatccaccccctttcggggccagcgtccttggcacaccgccttgtgtctatccccttcagggaacagtAAGAAGGCTGgtacatcgtctggtgtctggctctgataccatttgtaacgacccagatccaccgctagttgTCCTTTTTGGAGAACTGCAAGACccattttaaagtcttgagggaaagctcgaaagtaAAAGCcgaaaaatgacaatatttgctagcggtagatctgggtcgttacattattaatttaagaataattataaattaatttaatcatttttacatttttaaattctctgaattatttatgaaatttttaatcGCCATAAATGTAGCACGTGCGAGGAGGTAATTGGCGCGCTATGTTCCTCGGCGGAGAGCGAATCTGACACGTGCGGCCTTCCCGATTTCCACAGCACTTCGTTTAtgcgatttttttttattccatttcttttcGCCAAAAATTATATCAGATCGACTTTTTCGCTTCGTTCTGGAAAACCCTCCGTGGATTGGATTCTCGTTgattttctcttcctcttacATCGACGACCATGGCCGAACAACTCACTGATGATCAGATCTCCGAGTTTAAGGAGGCGTTCAGCCTCTTCGACAAGGATGGCGATGGtcgatttcttttttatttcttcgttttttttttttttggattattcTTGGTTTGATGCGGTTTTGagctttgttttctttagatCTGActgtttgttttgttgtgttgGCGGTGTTTTGTGCTTGATCTAGAGTTTAGGTTGTTTTGGTTGCGGGATGGATTGGATTTTGCTACTGGTTTGGGTGACTTTTTAGTGAGGATTAAGTGTTGTGGATTTGGATCTGGTGTGATCTCGTTGTTGCGTGTTCGAGTGTGCTCTCTCTATTTGGTTGTtgattatatttgtttttttggagCTCTTTTTGGATGGCGATCTTTTAATAATGTGTTGGAGAGTTGTTTTCATGAAATGATTCTCCACGGTTCGTGGCCGATGATGTTTGCGTTCTCTTGTTTGGTGTGCATGAACGAGTTTTTCTCGTGGTAATTAAGATGTGTGATGTGATACGGTAATTGGATTTTTTGGAATGAGAAAAAGTGTTGTTGCTCATTTTCGTTTGTTTCATAGTGATTTAACAGCTTGAACTGGAGTTTGTTTGAAAGATTAGTGTTGCATTCTAATTACTTGTCAACTCCGATGAGTTGATTTATTGATGGATGTGATTTTGCAACTGTTGTTGCTGGCGAAACTATTGCAAGAGGTTTGAGTGCACATTTATACCTGCCCTTGGTATGCTAGAAATGCCTATGGTGTTTAATTTAGGTTTGAATTTCAGTTATTTGCTGAATAATATAAATGGAAATGATACTTTTGATCTCCTTTGCTTTCTACAATCTTCGGAATTTCTTATTTGAACTTTGACTAGATTTATGTTTCATTCTTGTCAATCTCTTGAAACCAATTTCTTATCTAATAATTATCAACCCCTGTCCCTCtatgttttataaatttgttctTCCCCTTATCTTTCTTGGCTTCTTTTTAGGACATTTCGATCTGATCCTATGATATAAGATAATTTTACATTGGGATGATGCAGGCTGTATCACCACCAAGGAGCTTGGGACTGTGATGAGATCACTTGGCCAAAATCCTACTGAAGCTGAGCTGCAGGACATGATCAATGAGGTGGATGCTGATGGGAACGGAACCATCGACTTCCCCGAGTTCCTGAATCTGATGGCCCGTAAGATGAAAGACACTGACTCAGAGGAGGAACTGAAGGAAGCCTTCCGTGTGTTCGACAAGGACCAGAATGGTTTCATCTCTGCAGCTGAACTCCGCCATGTGATGACAAATCTCGGTGAGAAATTGACTGATGAAGAAGTCGATGAGATGATCCGCGAGGCTGACGTGGATGGCGATGGCCAGATTAACTACGAGGAATTCGTTAAAATCATGATGGCTAAGTGAGAGATTGACAACATGAAAAGGGAGGAACCTTATAGAGGCTAAGAACCGAGAGAGAGGTTAGCgcaaaaactatataatatccTACTGGAGCAATTCAATCTAGGATGCTTCTTCTTCGTGATACTAGCTTTAGTTGGTTCTCTCTTGTTTGCAGAATTTATGGTACTGTATTCCGGTATTGTTTGctgtgtctttttttttttctcttcttttctttcctttttcagtAGATTAGATAGTGGGGTCTTCTATCATTAATATTTGCTGTTTTCTTTGCTGTGTTCTTTTGTTCCCCAAGTTGTATTTCGACCTGTTGTTAATGCTTGAATATTTATTGGGTGGGATTTTCTTTGATCACATGGCTTCCCAAGATGTAACGTCCTCGAACATAGGGCTATATCGCCCCCATCTTCGAGGCATAAACTTGCAGGTGGCTAATATGCATCTTAAGTAGGCGACCATCATAACTTGAAACTACTCGTTTTACTACTTAGTGTTGATCTTGATATCAATATAGATTCAACTCTGTTATGGTACTTGCaaatatgaaaagataaaTCACGATTCAATTCCTAATCCTCTTCATCTATGAGACAAAAAAGTTTGGTGTTGCAAATATGACTTTTCTGCCGTGgccaaaacaataatcaaatgtcatgtcaaaagaagaaaattataataaaaacaaatgatAAGTAAACGATCGTGGAGNGTGAGATGCGAAAACACCCATTTTCATTAATGAGATTGTTCCTGAGACATGGtccatgttttttctttttttttttcccaaccAAAGAAATTCcataaaaaaggaaggaataaggaagaacaagaaagaattaGATTGAGAGCAGAGTCCacatttgattttcattaCAAACATGTTGTAAATACGATCAATCGTAATCACATGAGACtacaatttattaattataccTACACGCATGTGCACACATACAATGCACACTCACACGAACCCACGCACGCATGTACTAAAACACGCACATGCACACATACAACGCACACTCACACGAACCCACGCACGCATGTACTAAAACACGTGCACACAAGCATGCCCGCATGCAACGTACACATAGGTTGAGAATGCAACGAAAGCCCCATTGTGGCGGGCCTTGTACATCTTTCCAAGGCCCCCTTTCAGATCTATCCAAATCTAGTACTATTGCTACAGTCAGAGAAAAGGTAATGAAACCTTTTTGGCCAAGAAGTTCTATAAAAACAAAGATTTCTTCACAGATAGAAGAAATATTGACTAGAATTAAGAGTGGTTGTTGCAAGCAAACTTTGGGCAAGCAGTTCTATAAAACAAGATTCCGTAGCTCGTGATCCTTTACAAAGTTCAGCGTGAAAAATCAATCATAACTACCTGTTCAACGGTTTGTAGAGGACGACGGTGACATACTTTGAATGGAACCTATGAGTAAGTCCCAAGGCAACCACAGACTGAGAAGCCCACCCTTTCTCAATGAAGAGGTGGTTAAGCACAACATGTTGAGGCTTTGAGGATGATGCTTCATCGGCATTCTCCATACCTAGAACCGTGAGGTGCAGCTGCGATGGCACGGCTGCTGGCTCCTTGGCGAAGTCTTCCTCGCTAGGGAACACCTGGCTGTAAGTTGTCTCCGGTGATGGTGGAGCCTCGAACTCGGCCAAGCTCTGTAGAATATCAGGCGCGCTATCCTACAAAACAGAAACAACTccaagatgaagaatgaatatGAATTATTTGACCAGTTAGACCTTTGCATCTCTTTCTAAAGTAATTTTGTCCATGAGTATTCAACATTTAACAAGATGCATACGGTAAAATATGATGTGAAACATAAttgattttgcttttgatcCAGAAAAGTTAATGAGTTATGCTGATTATCAATAGAATATGAACTCGGATGATAAACGCATTCGAAAACATAAGAACAGCCTAGAACCTCTTATCCTATCCCATTCTAGTTCTATGATCTGCTGGCTTGACCAAGCGTGTGtatgtattatatttttcttttgtagctCAGCTGCTAGCACTTTATGGACAAACTACTCTAGTCCATGTATTTTCGTTCCTCTTCCCGTATCTATCGAATAATCTACGATAAAACAATCGATTAGCAACTCCTGACAAGCAAGAAGACATGAAAGATATTACATTTGTGCTATTTACAAACAGAATGAATGCGTTTCATTGGACAAAAGAATGGACAAAGAGCCTGTCTAAGCCAACATCGATGCATCTTCCCGTTTCGATGTATAATTTTCTAATTGACATGTCTAGATTTATCGTTTTTCTCCCTTCCAAATATCATAAAATCAAgtaaccaaacaaaaccagATGGAAGCTAGGGCAGTTCTCTGTAGAGTAAAATATGCATGACATGATAAAGAAAATACTTTCCGAGTCGTATCCAGAGCTTCTACAGTTGCTAGATCGaggatcaaaacaaaattctcaAGTACttgtgtttatatatatatataatcacgTTGGTGTTCAAGAAAAGTGTTAAAAAAGAACTGTTCCAGGAGATTTTGGCATCATTCAGACCAGCCAACAGATTTGTAAGCACATGTCGTTGCTTCTTTCCTATGCTctatccttttcttccttctcttttcttttgaaacttGTATGGTCATAATCTGAGACAGTAAGACTGTTTTGGCTATCTGAGTTTCTACACAACTTCAGGGGCTTGGGGAGTGGAGAAGAATCCTCACTCTTTTCTTTGGTCATTTTCCAggtttaaaactaaaaatatcaaaagatATCTATATCCAACGTATGAGTGAAGACCAATGATGTGCTGGTTCAATGTGTAAATAATCATCCATTAGTTAACCATTTATTACACATTACTAAGGTCGCATTTATAAACCTCATCAAGCCTTGGAGCTTACGTTAGAAGAGCAAAAGACCCGGGGCTAGGGTAAGCTGAGGGGGGACCGCGTAAGTGAGCAAATGTGTGTAAGCCCACAAAATGGAAAGAGttcctttcttcctcaaattggATTAATGTCGTCCAACTGGAAATTTTCCTTGCTTTTCAGGTATTGCCTACAATAAATCGAGCAAGTACTTTTGCACACTTGGTAATTTCCATTTCACAAACTATAAACGCATCATTCGTcaatataaataatgaatcGAGTTCATAGTTCATGCCTACTGGATGGTAATGATAATGCAGATGGAGGCAAGAATCACACTTACAGAAACATTGAGAAGATTGAAGACATTGCCCATCTCATCAGCTATGTAAGGAAGATCTGGAATATATCTCTTTTGACCATCGACGATGAACTTGTAATGATATACTCCAGATGGAAGGACGATAAGTATCGAAAAATCTTTACCAGTCCTCTGCAGGGACTTCCTGCAGAAGCAGTGTAACATAATATTTCATTACTTATGCAAAATGCAACGGAACTAATGTCATGAAGCAGGCTCGGAGGAACCGCGACAGCCCAGAAGCGATGAGAAATAACCTGGATGCCCAGTTGTCCCAAGACCCCTCAATAGCCACGCTGCTGCCACCGTAGCTCCACGTAATAATCGTCGGGATCCCTTGCTCTGGAGGATTATCTACAGTTTCATGGAACTCGTTCTGCCAAGCTTCATTGTAATGGGTTGGACCATTACCTCCTTGCAAGGGAGCTACAGGAACCTGCAAGTCTTGTAGTATATAACCCACCATCATTACAAAAGCCATAACCAAAGCTAATCATCATACAAATTCACATTTGGATCATCTCAAAAAACATGTTCAACTTATAATCTAGCCAAGATATTTGCCCAGCAAGATCAAATCTGGAACTCACTCACTAAACTCAATGAATATATTATCAAAGCTTTGATCGAAACCGAAGTAATATTCAGCTCCATGACAGACTTGATTCCAGCAACCAACCAACTCTAATGGATTAATCAGTAGTTTGAAGGGGATCAGGGTTAAGAGAGTAATCCCAGCTGTTCATATACAAACTGTAATGGATCAGACATTTCGGCCATTAATCACCAAAGAACACAGCATTAAGCAGATGATCCAAAGTAAAAACACAAGAAACAAACACTCAACATTATGGAAACAGCTGGGAGTTAATCTTAGTCAAAGTAGTCAACGAAGTGGATCTTGGAGTGGAACTTCACCATTTTCGACTATTGCAATACAGCGATCTTTATAAAGAAATTTCCCGGGAAACACAACTTCCACCGAacaatcaaaaacaaaaagaagagatCGACACATAAACACATTacacaagagagagagagattataTGAAGAAGAACGAAATAGTGACCTGAGGAGCGAACAAGATCGGGGATCGGAGGTTCCCAGGGCTACCAGGAGGAGTATTTACCATCGAATCTGAAGAAACGACGTTACTCGTTTCACTAACCAACGAACTGTCAATCACTGGACCTTGTCCATCGGCGTCGGCTACCGCTCCTCCACCACCGCCGGGAGAACTCTCCTCTCGACCATTGGCATTTCCCATCAACCTAATAAACGAAACGAGTCGCGGAATTCCAACCGACAGAGGATCGTGTCGTAATCAACATTCAAACGCTTTGAAATTACTGGATCAATACAACCCCTAATTGGATGGAAATTAGGATTCCCAATCCAACCCCTAATTTGGATTATGCGAGTGTTCGTTCGTTGATTTCgggaagcagcagcagcagcagaagaagaagaagaagaagaagaagaagaagaagacaatggGAGTTTTAGAATAGATATGCCCCACGAGAACTCAGCTGCAGGCGAGATGAGAGAGAGAcgactttctctctctagattgATATAGGGAAGAGGAAAATAGCCTCCGAGTTTCGTTTATTTACGGAAATTGCCACTCTAATCTGATGTGGACGCCACCCGTTAGGCTtatcttcttattttgtttctctcacCGCTGGCTTAGGGTTAGTCGCCGACCACCAATTCCGCCGCCGCCAAAGTCAACTGGTTTCGTTGACTTTTTCagatttcatttatttacaaaaaaaaataataataaataaataaatttagtccgtacactttttaaaattacaaatttgtcCATAcgttaaaatgaaataaaattcaaaataaaaatacttttttttaatacaaatttggCTAAGAAGTATATAAATTCataccattttaattaaattaaataacgtgtaaatatgaatatattaaCGTATAAAGATATTTCTATTTtgagattataaatttaaaaaccataATTAAATCCACTCAGGTACCAATTTAGGtcgattttttaaactatcacataatttatctaataaataataatatgatatgatcgaagaaaattttaaatttataattatttaattggtatgtttcatttattattattatttaatatatgataacaaaaaaaaaagatatttttgtggACTTCTAGGATtgtaaaattagaataaattaaataaaaaagggaaaagtaAAGTAGATAAGGATTTGGAATGCTACCTTATCCACTTATCAAACGtgtaacatttatttaattatttaattatttaatataatgataCGATCATTACATTATTGATTTGACtagtgatatatatatatatatatatatatataattgtgagcttttttcttctaaaaaagtcttttaacaaataaaaaaatgtcataatttagagtaatttttttttagagaaacaAATTTATCCACGAGAGACATGGTGTTGGCTCTCCACTGCTTTGGGGCCCTATAGTCTAGCGAGGCACATGTGCATCATTGTGTGG
This sequence is a window from Cucurbita pepo subsp. pepo cultivar mu-cu-16 chromosome LG04, ASM280686v2, whole genome shotgun sequence. Protein-coding genes within it:
- the LOC111793932 gene encoding SNF1-related protein kinase regulatory subunit beta-1 isoform X2, with translation MELNITSVSIKALIIYSLSLVNLQVPVAPLQGGNGPTHYNEAWQNEFHETVDNPPEQGIPTIITWSYGGSSVAIEGSWDNWASRKSLQRTGKDFSILIVLPSGVYHYKFIVDGQKRYIPDLPYIADEMGNVFNLLNVSDSAPDILQSLAEFEAPPSPETTYSQVFPSEEDFAKEPAAVPSQLHLTVLGMENADEASSSKPQHVVLNHLFIEKGWASQSVVALGLTHRFHSKYVTVVLYKPLNR
- the LOC111793932 gene encoding SNF1-related protein kinase regulatory subunit beta-1 isoform X1 translates to MGNANGREESSPGGGGGAVADADGQGPVIDSSLVSETSNVVSSDSMVNTPPGSPGNLRSPILFAPQVPVAPLQGGNGPTHYNEAWQNEFHETVDNPPEQGIPTIITWSYGGSSVAIEGSWDNWASRKSLQRTGKDFSILIVLPSGVYHYKFIVDGQKRYIPDLPYIADEMGNVFNLLNVSDSAPDILQSLAEFEAPPSPETTYSQVFPSEEDFAKEPAAVPSQLHLTVLGMENADEASSSKPQHVVLNHLFIEKGWASQSVVALGLTHRFHSKYVTVVLYKPLNR
- the LOC111793934 gene encoding calmodulin-7-like, giving the protein MAEQLTDDQISEFKEAFSLFDKDGDGCITTKELGTVMRSLGQNPTEAELQDMINEVDADGNGTIDFPEFLNLMARKMKDTDSEEELKEAFRVFDKDQNGFISAAELRHVMTNLGEKLTDEEVDEMIREADVDGDGQINYEEFVKIMMAK